The following coding sequences lie in one Arachis ipaensis cultivar K30076 chromosome B05, Araip1.1, whole genome shotgun sequence genomic window:
- the LOC107644020 gene encoding proteasome subunit beta type-3-A, with amino-acid sequence MSIFEYNGSALVAMVGKNCFAIASDRRLGVQLQTIATDFQRISKIHDKLFIGLSGLATDAQTLYQRLVFRHKLYQLREERDMKPETFASLVSALLYEKRFGPYFCQPVIAGLGDEDKPFICTMDSIGAKELAKDFVVAGTASESLYGACESMFKPDMEPEELFETISQALLSSVDRDCLSGWGGHVYVVTPTEVKERILKGRMD; translated from the exons ATGTCGATCTTCGAGTACAACGGGAGTGCCCTAGTGGCTATGGTTGGCAAGAACTGCTTTGCCATCGCCAGCGATCGGAGGCTCGGTGTCCAGCTTCAAACCATAGCCACCGATTTCCAAAGAATCTCAAAGATACACGACAAACTCTTCATCGGTCTCTCTGGCCTCGCCACCGATGCCCAAACTCT GTACCAGCGTCTGGTTTTCAGGCACAAACTGTATCAGCTTAGGGAAGAGAGGGATATGAAGCCCGAGACCTTTGCTAGCTTGGTCTCTGCCCTTCTCTATGAGAAAAG GTTTGGTCCATACTTTTGCCAGCCTGTAATTGCTGGCTTAGGAGATGAGGATAAACCATTCATTTGCACAATGGATTCAATTGGAGCAAA GGAGCTTGCTAAGGATTTTGTTGTTGCTGGCACTGCCTCTGAATCTCTATATGGTGCTTGCGAGTCAATGTTTAAGCCTGACATG GAACCAGAAGAATTGTTTGAGACTATCTCTCAAGCTCTGCTGTCATCAGTAGATCGTGATTGTTTAAGTGGCTGGGGTGGACATGTCTATGTTGT TACACCAACTGAAGTAAAGGAAAGGATCTTGAAGGGAAGAATGGATTAA